The following proteins come from a genomic window of Lytechinus pictus isolate F3 Inbred chromosome 1, Lp3.0, whole genome shotgun sequence:
- the LOC129264916 gene encoding cytochrome P450 4F12-like produces MSVTVKLFATIATLCLLHRCYRCVRRWSRLYQRAKYMNQNVPSVQPHWLWGNVFDNPGIFQAGLDWHIKAVSRCRRMLVYWGFWTPCLILNHPDTMKEILKSSTISRRPAGRTGYHILGEWLGQGIATSDGSHWRRNRKLVMPFFQSNCIRKHHVPVINKATDILLDKLAIKADSATPFDFSHMMFNLSGDIIYRVALSHELGCQQGGSPVLDSLNVLTEIGTSRILNPIMANDFLFRMTSKYNMWIEALEVVNKLSEQLIQERRRQHTQESCEAATKSSDLLDTLLLSTYSDGKRLTHREIRDEVNTCIFGGVDTTGSALTWFFMDIAKHPDHQTQVQEEIDNALRDHSEDGTDCYDEHKLPYLMQCVRESLRLHAMLMPARALLGPLTVEGVTIPPKTGVMIDFYQLHHNPDIWGEDHMEFHPERFDQEISAKRDPHAFLPFSIGPHQCIGQKIAMQELKIIAIRVLRRFSLRLVKEAKTKFRIVGKPASEVVLAIRHRKGPDI; encoded by the exons ATGTCGGTTACAGTCAAACTGTTCGCCACAATCGCAACCTTGTGTCTCCTCCATCGCTGTTACCGTTGCGTCAGAAGATGGTCCCGTCTGTATCAACGCGCCAAGTACATGAACCAAAACGTCCCCTCTGTCCAACCTCATTGGTTGTGGGGCAATGTTTTTGACAACCCGGGAATCTTCCAAGCAGGTCTAGATTGGCACATCAAAGCAGTGTCGAGATGCAGACGTATGCTTGTCTATTGGGGGTTCTGGACGCCATGTTTAATTCTCAACCATCCGGACACGATGAAGGAAATCTTAAAGAGCTCCACCATTTCTCGACGG CCAGCTGGCCGGACTGGTTACCATATTCTCGGGGAATGGCTAGGCCAAGGTATCGCTACCTCTGATGGATCTCATTGGAGACGGAATCGTAAACTTGTGATGCCGTTTTTCCAGTCGAATTGTATAAGGAAACATCATGTGCCAGTTATTAATAAG GCTACTGACATTCTCCTAGATAAGCTTGCAATCAAAGCAGACTCTGCCACACCCTTTGACTTCAGTCACATGATGTTCAATTTATCAGGTGACATCATATACCGCGTGGCGCTCTCTCATGAGCTTGGTTGCCAGCAAGGTGGTTCCCCGGTTCTTGATTCACTCAATGTACTTACCGAGATCGGGACTTCcag aATCTTGAATCCAATCATGGCGAATGACTTTCTTTTTCGGATGACATCGAAATACAACATGTGGATTGAAGCGTTGGAAGTGGTGAACAAACTTTCAGAACAACTTATACAAGAGAGGAGGCGACAACACACGCAGGAATCGTGCGAG GCAGCGACGAAATCAAGTGACCTGCTTGACACTCTTCTTCTCTCGACCTACTCTGATGGAAAACGACTAACGCATCGAGAAATCCGAGACGAG GTAAATACATGCATTTTCGGAGGCGTTGATACAACGGGAAGCGCCCTCACATGGTTCTTTATGGACATTGCAAAGCATCCTGACCATCAGACACAGGTACAGGAAGAGATAGACAATGCTCTCCGTGATCATTCAGAGGATGGCACTGACTG TTATGATGAACACAAGCTCCCATACCTGATGCAGTGCGTCCGAGAGTCTCTACGTCTCCACGCCATGCTCATGCCAGCAAGGGCTCTGCTGGGACCACTCACCGTAGAGGGCGTCACAATTCCTCCGAAGACCGGCGTCATGATAGATTTTTACCAACTACATCACAATCCCGACATATGGGGTGAAGATCACATGGAGTTCCACCCTGAGCGCTTCGACCAGGAGATATCCGCTAAGCGCGACCCCCATGCCTTTCTTCCGTTTTCCATTGGTCCACACCAGTGTATCGGGCAGAAGATCGCAATGCAGGAGCTAAAGATAATTGCCATTCGAGTTCTGAGAAGATTCAGTCTCCGTCTTGTCAAGGAAGCTAAGACAAAGTTTCGGATTGTTGGTAAACCGGCTAGTGAAGTCGTATTAGCAATCAGACATAGAAAAGGTCCCGATATTTAG